The region GGCGACACGATGCAGAGCGAACGGCGAGCGCTCGGATGCCGAGCCGATCCGGTGGATCGCGCGCGCGAGGCCGAGCAGCGTGATCGCGTGGACTGGCGCTCCGCAGCCGTCGATGGAGGTGTGCGCGATCTTCTCGCCGGCAAGGCGCTCGACGACGTCGCGGATGTGCACCTGCAGCGGGTGGGCGGGGTCGAGGTAGCCCTCGGTGGGCCAGTCGGTCGCGACGCACGCGCGCAGCATCAGAGCGTGCTTGCCCGAGCAGTTCATCCGCACGCGCGCCTTGTCGGCGTGGTCGCGGATCATGTCACGACGAGCCGTCGCATCGGAAGGCCATGCGGTCGGGCAGCCGAGGTCGTCCTCGTTCAGACCGCCGGCGGCGAGCATCTCACGTACCACCTCGACATGGCGGTCGGTGCCGCTGTGGCTGGCGGTGCCGAGCGCGAGCTGCTCGCTATCGAGGGCGGCGCCGGCTGTCACGCTGGCGATCGCCTGCAGCGGCTTGAGGCTCGAGCGCGGCAGGATGAGCGCCTCGGCATTGCCGTGCTGCGCGACGACCTCTCCTTCGGGGGAGAGCACGACCGCAGCACCCGCATGGCGGGACTCCACGAAGCCGTTGCGCTCCACGATCGCGAGTTCGACAGCGTCAGCGATGGTGAGAGTCTCGAGCACCAGACAAGCCTAATGCGCCGCGCAGTGGCAGACTGGCGCAATGGCCCCGCTCGGCGAACACCACTACGCGCTCACCACCACCTGGACGGGAAATCGCGGCTCCGGCACGAGCGGATACCGGGATTACACCAGAGACGTGACGATCAGCATCCAGGGCAAGACCGAGCTGCTGGCATCGTCCGACAAGCCTTTCCGCGGCGACCCGGCACGCTGGAATCCAGAGGATCTTCTCCTCGCCGCTCTGTCGGAGTGTCACCTGCTCTCGTACCTTCACGCATGCGTCACCGCGGGCGTCGTCGTGATCGACTACTACGACGACGCTCAGGGCGTGATGCGGGAGGATGGCCGCGGTGGCGGCGCATTCGCCGAGGTCACTCTGCGGCCGCAGGTGACCGTCGCAGACGAGTCGATGCTCGAGGCTGCCCGCGATGCCCACCGCACGGCGAACGAGTGGTGCTTCATCGCGAACTCGGTGAACTTCCCCGTGCGCCACGAGGCCACGATCGTCGTCGCGTCGGCGCCTCGTGACTGAGATCGCCGAGGCTCAGCGGCGCTCGTGCGGGAACGCCTGCTTGATCTTCTCGATCGGCGTCTGCGCCGGAGGCTCGTTGTACACGCCGGCGAGCTCCTGACCGCTCAGGGCGTGGATGGCGGCCATGATCTCGTCCGTCGCGAGCCGACGGGCCTTGCCACTGGTCGCAGGGCCGTGCTTCGAGACGTCGATGGGTGTCCCGAACCTGACTGTCACCCGCTCGCTCGTCGACGGCATCTTCGCGCCGACCGGCATCACCTTGTCGGTGCCGATCAGACCGACCGGCACGACGGGCGCCCCGGTCTGCAGGGCCAGGAAGGCGACGCCGGTGCGGCCCTTGTACAGGCGGCCGTCGGTCGAACGAGTGCCCTCGGGATACAGCGCGACCGCGAGGTCCTGCTCGAGCAGCTGTCGCTGCTGGTCGAGCGCGTCGAGAGCGGCCTGGCCTGCGCCGCGGCGCACGGGGATGGCGCCGACAGAGGTGAAGAACTGGCGTGAGAGCGCACCCTTGAAACCAGTGCCCTCGAAGTAGCTCGACTTCGCCAGAAAGTGCACAGGCCGGGGAGCGGCCACCGGGATCGCCATCGAGTCGATGAAAGAGAGGTGATTGCTGGCGAGGATGACGGCGCCGCTGAGGGGCACGTTCTCGCGTCCCTCGATGCGAGGACGGTAGACCACCCGAGCGAGGGGAGCGGCGATCATCCGTCCCAGCTTGTACTTGAACCCCGCGCGCTTCGGCGTGGTGTGCTCGGCCTCCCCGGACTCGGGATCGACGGGGGTGACCGAATGCTCAGAACTCACCGGATGAGCTTATCTTTCCGTGCATGCCGAGCGTGGAATGGCTGCTGAGCCGGACGGCACTCAGCGGCAGCAAAGCCAGGTGGTTCACTATGGAAGATCCCTGCCCTGCGAATCCGAGGTCTCATCTTGCGCCTGCGCCCCCTCACCTTTGTCTCCACCGTGGCTCTCGCCGCGCTCGTGCTCACCGGATGCTCCGGTTCGCCGAAGCCCTCGGAGTCGGCCGACCCGACCGGCAGCGCCGATGCGTGCGCACAGGCGGCTGCGCCCGGATCGTACACCGACGGCGTCAAGGTCGACGGGGAGGTCGGCAAGCCG is a window of Microbacterium esteraromaticum DNA encoding:
- a CDS encoding asparaginase is translated as MLETLTIADAVELAIVERNGFVESRHAGAAVVLSPEGEVVAQHGNAEALILPRSSLKPLQAIASVTAGAALDSEQLALGTASHSGTDRHVEVVREMLAAGGLNEDDLGCPTAWPSDATARRDMIRDHADKARVRMNCSGKHALMLRACVATDWPTEGYLDPAHPLQVHIRDVVERLAGEKIAHTSIDGCGAPVHAITLLGLARAIHRIGSASERSPFALHRVAGALVRAVRENPWTIAGPGEPDTIAIETLGVFAKHGAEGVMVMVAPDGTTVASKMLDGSSRASAIVAATLLARAGALSESDVATLASALPLEVLGGGQPVGMIRPGSGI
- a CDS encoding OsmC family protein; amino-acid sequence: MAPLGEHHYALTTTWTGNRGSGTSGYRDYTRDVTISIQGKTELLASSDKPFRGDPARWNPEDLLLAALSECHLLSYLHACVTAGVVVIDYYDDAQGVMREDGRGGGAFAEVTLRPQVTVADESMLEAARDAHRTANEWCFIANSVNFPVRHEATIVVASAPRD
- a CDS encoding lysophospholipid acyltransferase family protein, with protein sequence MSSEHSVTPVDPESGEAEHTTPKRAGFKYKLGRMIAAPLARVVYRPRIEGRENVPLSGAVILASNHLSFIDSMAIPVAAPRPVHFLAKSSYFEGTGFKGALSRQFFTSVGAIPVRRGAGQAALDALDQQRQLLEQDLAVALYPEGTRSTDGRLYKGRTGVAFLALQTGAPVVPVGLIGTDKVMPVGAKMPSTSERVTVRFGTPIDVSKHGPATSGKARRLATDEIMAAIHALSGQELAGVYNEPPAQTPIEKIKQAFPHERR